One Deinococcus detaillensis DNA segment encodes these proteins:
- a CDS encoding tyrosine-type recombinase/integrase: GASDPTPRWEKRAPYTKAEIDTLLQHADPQERVYVLLGADCGLRNSEMSSLRRDDVHLNGEQPRITILGKGGRRQSVGLSRRAEQALKIWLAATPDFGPWVLRLRSRSGIRDSLVRLCRRAGVKYEGREVHGLRHTAGTRMYSETTDLLAVRDHLRHSSTETSEIYVQYASKGKMLNRDW, from the coding sequence GGTGCTTCGGATCCCACCCCACGCTGGGAGAAACGCGCACCCTATACCAAAGCGGAGATCGACACGCTGCTCCAGCATGCTGATCCTCAAGAACGCGTCTACGTGCTGCTCGGTGCCGACTGTGGACTGAGGAACTCGGAGATGTCCTCCTTGCGGCGTGACGACGTTCATCTGAACGGCGAGCAACCCAGGATCACCATTCTGGGCAAAGGGGGACGGCGGCAGTCGGTCGGGCTCTCGCGCCGGGCTGAGCAGGCGCTCAAGATCTGGTTGGCAGCGACGCCGGACTTCGGCCCCTGGGTGTTGAGGCTGAGAAGTCGCAGTGGAATTCGGGATTCACTCGTCAGGTTGTGCCGACGGGCAGGCGTGAAGTACGAGGGCCGCGAAGTGCATGGTCTACGGCATACCGCTGGCACCCGCATGTACAGCGAAACCACCGATTTGCTGGCGGTAAGAGACCACCTCAGGCATAGCAGCACCGAGACCTCAGAGATCTACGTCCAATATGCCAGTAAAGGCAAGATGCTCAACCGTGACTGGTGA